A genomic stretch from Anaerococcus mediterraneensis includes:
- a CDS encoding ABC transporter ATP-binding protein — protein MNSKEVLNENVLEVKDLSISFGGLKAVQNVSFNLKRGELLGLIGPNGAGKTTLFNMLSGVYTPTSGEILLDGEKINGLSPDNLSKLGVARTFQNIRLFDNLTVLDNVKLAMNQYMEYGVLTGMLRLPKYWKEENEATEKAKEILRLFDLERYFRAFAGNLPYGAQRKLEIARAMATRPKLLLLDEPAAGMNESETQDLMDSIKIIREKTGVSILLIEHDMNLVLGISERLVVLNYGEILASGDPREVIENEEVVKAYLGS, from the coding sequence GTGAACAGTAAAGAAGTATTAAATGAAAATGTGCTTGAAGTTAAAGACCTAAGTATTTCCTTTGGAGGACTTAAAGCAGTACAAAATGTAAGTTTCAACCTAAAAAGAGGCGAGCTTCTAGGTCTTATTGGTCCAAATGGAGCAGGAAAAACCACTCTTTTTAATATGCTATCAGGAGTATATACTCCAACTAGCGGAGAGATTTTGTTAGATGGTGAAAAAATAAATGGTTTATCCCCTGACAATCTCTCAAAATTAGGAGTAGCCAGGACCTTTCAAAATATAAGATTATTTGATAACCTAACTGTGCTAGACAATGTAAAACTAGCCATGAACCAATATATGGAATATGGAGTATTGACAGGTATGCTTAGACTTCCAAAATATTGGAAAGAGGAAAATGAAGCTACAGAAAAAGCAAAAGAAATCCTAAGACTATTTGATCTTGAAAGATATTTTAGGGCCTTTGCAGGTAACTTGCCATATGGAGCCCAAAGGAAACTAGAGATAGCAAGGGCTATGGCAACTAGACCAAAACTATTGCTACTTGACGAACCTGCAGCAGGTATGAATGAATCTGAAACTCAGGATTTGATGGATTCTATAAAAATTATTAGAGAAAAAACTGGTGTTTCTATCCTACTTATAGAGCATGATATGAATTTGGTTTTAGGTATATCAGAAAGACTTGTCGTTTTAAACTATGGAGAAATTCTAGCATCTGGAGATCCTAGAGAAGTAATAGAAAACGAAGAAGTAGTAAAGGCCTATCTAGGTAGCTAG
- a CDS encoding ABC transporter ATP-binding protein — MLRIENLSVFYGNIQALKGISLKVEEGEVVSLIGANGAGKTTTLQTISGLLKPKTGDIFFREKSIIKEKTYQITREGIAQVPEGRRVFSGLSVEDNLLMGAISVDRSDEENKKELEKIYSLFPVLKERKKQKAGTLSGGEQQMLAMGRALLTNPDVLLLDEPSMGLSPLFVDKIFDTIRILKDQGRTILMVEQNANLALDVADRAYVLETGKIVKEGKANDLKSDPDVKAAYLGI; from the coding sequence ATATTAAGAATAGAAAATTTGAGTGTATTTTATGGAAATATCCAAGCTTTGAAGGGTATAAGCCTAAAAGTAGAAGAAGGTGAAGTAGTTTCCCTAATAGGGGCCAATGGTGCAGGAAAAACTACGACCTTGCAGACTATATCAGGACTACTAAAACCAAAAACTGGCGATATCTTTTTTAGGGAAAAATCCATTATAAAAGAAAAAACCTATCAGATAACAAGAGAAGGCATAGCCCAAGTTCCAGAGGGTAGGCGAGTTTTTAGTGGTCTATCAGTAGAAGACAACCTTTTGATGGGAGCTATCTCAGTTGATAGGAGTGATGAAGAAAATAAAAAAGAATTAGAAAAAATTTACAGCTTGTTTCCGGTTTTGAAAGAAAGAAAAAAACAAAAGGCAGGGACCTTATCTGGTGGAGAACAACAAATGCTAGCAATGGGTAGGGCACTTCTGACAAATCCAGATGTTCTCTTGCTAGATGAGCCATCTATGGGGCTTTCACCACTTTTTGTAGACAAGATATTTGATACAATTAGGATCTTAAAAGACCAGGGTAGGACCATACTTATGGTGGAACAAAATGCTAATTTAGCCTTAGATGTAGCAGATAGGGCCTATGTACTTGAGACAGGCAAGATTGTAAAAGAAGGTAAGGCAAATGATTTAAAATCAGATCCAGATGTAAAAGCTGCTTATTTAGGTATATAA
- a CDS encoding leucyl aminopeptidase, giving the protein MEFNYSINDKNLVKFAFKNEIEDEYFKGEKAEISAFQGKILLGLGDEEKFDKEVFKQAICSLGKFAKDKDIESLSIKENPTNLDDKTFVLSLAEAILVSSYDFDYYKSEKKENHFVQVSFDERFASYKEDIDELRNVLDGQFLARNLVNLRSNDIYPETLAKKACENLSDLGVNVKVYDRDEILAMGLSAFYEVAKGSDKDPKFIVMEYLKADPKKAPIALVGKGLTYDAGGYSIKTSNGMKTMHSDMGGSASVIGAMRAIALNKLKVNVVAIVAACENLISGRSYKPGDIIKARNGMTIDVDNTDAEGRITLADAVNFAATEYKPSLLVDLATLTGAAVGALGETYTASITNDEKAFSKVLDASKKMDEKIWLLPNDPFYKTYNESENGDVKNSGGPMAGSITAGQFIENFVEAYPWVHLDIAGTAYLSAPQGINGKGATGVHVKTLYQLAKDF; this is encoded by the coding sequence ATGGAATTTAATTATAGTATAAATGATAAAAACCTAGTTAAATTTGCCTTTAAAAATGAAATTGAAGATGAATATTTCAAAGGTGAAAAAGCTGAGATTTCTGCTTTTCAAGGCAAGATCCTTTTAGGTCTTGGGGATGAAGAAAAGTTTGATAAGGAAGTTTTCAAACAAGCTATTTGTAGCTTAGGGAAATTTGCTAAAGATAAGGATATAGAAAGTTTATCGATTAAAGAGAATCCTACAAATTTGGATGATAAAACTTTTGTCCTTAGTCTAGCAGAAGCCATTTTGGTTTCTTCTTATGATTTTGATTATTATAAGTCTGAGAAGAAAGAAAACCACTTTGTTCAAGTAAGTTTTGATGAGAGATTTGCTTCATACAAAGAAGATATAGATGAGCTAAGAAATGTACTAGATGGTCAGTTTTTGGCTAGAAATTTGGTAAACCTAAGATCAAATGATATATATCCAGAAACCTTGGCAAAGAAAGCTTGTGAAAACCTATCAGATCTTGGAGTAAATGTAAAAGTATATGACAGAGATGAGATCCTCGCTATGGGTCTAAGTGCTTTTTATGAGGTAGCAAAGGGCTCTGACAAAGACCCTAAGTTTATTGTTATGGAATACCTAAAGGCAGATCCTAAAAAAGCGCCAATTGCCCTTGTAGGCAAGGGTCTAACCTATGATGCAGGCGGTTATTCTATAAAAACATCAAATGGAATGAAAACTATGCACTCAGACATGGGTGGATCTGCTAGTGTGATAGGAGCCATGAGAGCTATAGCCCTAAATAAACTTAAGGTAAATGTTGTAGCTATAGTAGCAGCTTGTGAAAACCTCATTTCTGGAAGATCATACAAACCAGGTGATATAATAAAGGCTAGAAATGGTATGACAATCGATGTAGATAATACTGATGCAGAAGGCAGGATTACACTTGCTGATGCAGTTAACTTTGCTGCAACAGAATATAAACCAAGCCTATTAGTAGACCTTGCTACATTGACAGGAGCTGCTGTTGGTGCTCTTGGTGAGACCTATACTGCATCAATTACGAATGACGAAAAAGCTTTTTCCAAAGTTCTTGATGCAAGCAAAAAAATGGATGAGAAAATTTGGCTATTACCAAATGATCCATTCTACAAAACTTATAATGAATCAGAAAACGGAGATGTGAAAAATTCTGGCGGGCCAATGGCTGGTTCAATAACAGCTGGTCAATTTATTGAAAACTTTGTAGAAGCTTATCCTTGGGTCCACTTGGATATAGCTGGTACTGCCTACCTATCTGCCCCACAGGGCATAAATGGCAAGGGTGCAACAGGAGTTCATGTTAAAACCCTTTATCAATTAGCTAAGGATTTCTAA
- a CDS encoding alpha/beta fold hydrolase → MKNQIILEDKTKIYYEEYGSGEDLFLLHGNDGDMTYFEYQIGYLSKYFHLILIDFRDHGFSTNNSKNLTFEIMANDLKQVFDYLGIKTASILGFSDGANLCLIFYKLYGERINKMILNAPNARFDGITLWGKVLIICENIFWKILPFFKRNKRVARLLLTDLKIDKEDLRKIDKPTLIIVGSNDIIRLTHIRGIAENISNSKLYIIKNQGHKLARKAPDIFNKLVYDFMKGA, encoded by the coding sequence ATGAAAAATCAAATCATTTTAGAAGATAAGACAAAAATATATTACGAAGAATATGGAAGTGGTGAAGACTTATTTCTCCTTCACGGTAATGATGGAGATATGACGTATTTTGAGTATCAGATAGGGTATTTGTCAAAATATTTTCACCTAATTTTGATAGACTTCAGAGATCACGGATTTTCAACTAATAATTCTAAAAACCTAACTTTTGAAATAATGGCTAATGACCTAAAGCAAGTTTTTGATTATCTAGGTATAAAGACAGCGTCAATATTAGGATTTTCTGATGGAGCCAATTTATGCCTGATTTTTTATAAACTCTATGGCGAGAGAATAAATAAAATGATCCTAAATGCGCCAAATGCAAGGTTTGATGGGATAACACTTTGGGGAAAAGTTTTGATAATTTGTGAGAATATATTTTGGAAAATATTACCATTTTTCAAGAGAAATAAAAGGGTTGCAAGACTTCTTTTGACTGATCTAAAAATTGATAAAGAAGATTTAAGAAAAATCGATAAACCAACATTAATTATAGTTGGATCTAATGATATAATTAGGTTAACTCATATAAGGGGAATAGCAGAAAATATTTCTAATTCAAAATTATACATTATAAAAAACCAAGGACACAAATTGGCTAGGAAAGCGCCAGATATTTTTAACAAACTTGTTTATGATTTTATGAAAGGAGCCTAG
- a CDS encoding phosphatidylglycerol lysyltransferase domain-containing protein yields MKLLKKYKYLIKKFIIYFLLVWTIYYIGKTTTGLRTSLILGILLLISMAYLFYKSKSHIIKLKEKYGDLALRLSKEVLQKINSLFIGIYGLTFILGANLTGYLNYFPFNELSYISLGILRGYIEYLIGFTFIICARLSFDRNKNFPKILYPLLGLSGLYLIFVNESLFTLFPLIFIGFLSYNTRDVLVRESFIYSSEESVLGLGFALFSTSIYIENASNYQIFSLVPPVYKIVYFIILLVSLFVLFYFVLRFVKKSETMMENPNLEEYRLFLENNSPTGSTTAALGLLNDKYIYYYKNKEGEKLLAFLYQIVNNKIIVMGEPIGQKEYFDEGLNEFLIKCEKLSLNPVFYEVGEKFTLSLHDYGFDFIKYGENAFVDLDEFSLVGRKKSSLRNILNRFEKDGYRFEILDPPYDDDLLERLKTISDKWLKNREEKGFSMGFFDKYYLNSSRLALVYDRDNEVTAFTNIMPNSNPSTVTIDLMRYDVDMNVNSMMDYLFLNLFIKAKEDGCKFFNLGMAPLANVGIYKSSYLSERIAYMVYKHADSLYPFKGLRNYKSKYASHWLPVYTAFAKGNMILPSMISILAADKGQLIEEKDYIDYK; encoded by the coding sequence ATGAAATTATTAAAAAAATATAAATATCTAATAAAAAAATTTATTATTTACTTTTTATTAGTGTGGACTATATATTATATAGGAAAAACAACTACTGGTCTTAGGACAAGCTTAATATTAGGCATACTTTTACTAATAAGCATGGCCTACTTATTTTATAAATCCAAATCTCATATTATAAAATTAAAAGAAAAGTATGGGGACTTAGCCCTTAGGTTAAGCAAAGAGGTTTTGCAAAAAATCAACTCCTTATTTATAGGTATATATGGACTTACATTTATACTTGGTGCAAATTTGACTGGCTACTTAAACTATTTTCCTTTTAATGAACTATCTTATATAAGCTTGGGCATTTTGAGGGGATATATAGAATATTTGATAGGTTTTACCTTTATCATATGTGCCAGGTTGTCTTTTGATAGGAATAAAAATTTCCCTAAAATCTTATATCCCCTACTAGGTCTTAGTGGCTTATATTTGATATTTGTAAATGAAAGTCTTTTTACCCTTTTCCCTTTAATTTTTATAGGGTTTTTAAGCTATAATACAAGAGATGTATTAGTTAGGGAGAGTTTTATTTATAGCAGTGAAGAGTCAGTCCTTGGACTAGGATTTGCTCTTTTTTCTACAAGTATCTACATTGAAAATGCATCAAATTATCAGATTTTCTCATTAGTGCCACCAGTCTATAAGATTGTATATTTTATAATCCTATTGGTATCACTCTTTGTTCTTTTTTATTTTGTTTTAAGATTTGTTAAGAAATCAGAAACGATGATGGAAAATCCAAACTTAGAAGAATATAGATTATTTTTAGAAAATAATAGTCCAACAGGATCTACAACTGCTGCCCTAGGTCTATTAAATGATAAGTATATTTATTATTATAAAAATAAAGAAGGAGAAAAACTCTTAGCATTTTTATATCAGATCGTTAATAACAAGATTATTGTGATGGGCGAGCCCATTGGCCAAAAAGAATATTTTGATGAGGGATTAAATGAGTTTTTGATAAAATGTGAGAAACTCTCCCTTAATCCTGTTTTTTATGAGGTAGGGGAAAAATTCACCCTTAGTCTCCATGATTATGGATTTGATTTTATAAAATATGGAGAAAATGCCTTTGTAGATTTGGACGAATTTAGCTTGGTGGGTAGAAAAAAATCTAGTCTTAGAAATATATTAAATAGGTTTGAGAAGGATGGATATAGGTTTGAAATATTAGACCCACCTTATGATGATGATTTATTAGAAAGGTTAAAAACTATATCTGATAAATGGCTTAAAAACAGAGAAGAAAAGGGATTTTCCATGGGTTTTTTTGATAAATATTATCTAAATAGTTCACGATTAGCTCTTGTATATGATAGGGATAATGAAGTCACAGCCTTTACAAACATTATGCCAAACTCTAATCCATCTACTGTCACAATAGATTTAATGCGCTATGATGTGGATATGAATGTAAACTCTATGATGGATTATCTGTTTTTAAATTTATTTATAAAAGCAAAGGAAGATGGATGCAAATTTTTTAATCTAGGTATGGCTCCTCTGGCGAATGTTGGAATATACAAGTCATCGTATTTATCAGAGAGAATTGCCTATATGGTTTACAAACACGCAGATAGCCTATATCCATTCAAAGGACTTAGAAACTACAAATCTAAATATGCAAGCCACTGGCTACCTGTTTATACAGCTTTTGCCAAAGGTAATATGATTCTGCCATCAATGATTTCTATACTCGCAGCTGACAAGGGACAGTTAATTGAGGAAAAAGACTATATTGATTATAAATAA
- a CDS encoding Spx/MgsR family RNA polymerase-binding regulatory protein — MKILCYKNCSTCKAVLKTMDEKNIKYDLRDIKDENPSKEEIKKWHEASDYDIKKFFNTSGKIYRDNNLKDKLPEMDLDAKYDLLSTDGMLVKRPILIKDDGEILVGPDVRKYVESL, encoded by the coding sequence ATGAAAATATTATGTTATAAAAATTGTTCAACCTGCAAAGCAGTTTTGAAGACTATGGATGAGAAGAATATTAAATATGATTTAAGGGATATAAAGGATGAGAATCCTAGTAAAGAAGAAATTAAAAAGTGGCATGAAGCTAGCGACTACGATATCAAGAAATTTTTTAATACTTCTGGCAAGATTTATAGAGATAATAATCTTAAAGATAAATTACCAGAAATGGACCTTGATGCAAAATATGATTTACTATCAACAGACGGCATGCTTGTCAAAAGGCCAATACTAATAAAAGATGATGGAGAAATCCTAGTAGGACCAGACGTAAGAAAATATGTTGAAAGTTTATAA
- the brnQ gene encoding branched-chain amino acid transport system II carrier protein, with protein MKKTLKISENILIGSLLFGLFFGAGNLIFPLELGQKSGANLLPVTIGFLLSAVSLPILAVAATAASDSESLFDLSKTAGKKFAYFFTTLLYLTIGPGFAIPRTATTSYEVAFEGFKNLHNNLALFLFSLVFFGLVLFFSIRKASLINTIGKYMTPIFLILLSILLILSIFKPMGDIGVGQADPKYMRFPLATGFIDGYNTLDAPAGLAFAIIIISNIKDLGVSDKKYMAKETLKSGIVCLIAMSIIYAGLAFMGAGSVNIMDEFANGAVILSAISNYYLGSVGHLLLGLIVFLACIKTAIGLVSACSEMFEEMFDFNISYKGYCLIFTIVSFLIANLGLEKIIALSLPVLLFIYPLSIALIVLSILSIFMGKREIVYKVSLLFTGIFAFLDFLKALPEILRSNVFVESILAFSKNYLPGFKLGFAWVLPAIIGFFIGLIIDRIIYNN; from the coding sequence ATGAAAAAAACATTAAAAATTTCAGAAAATATACTAATCGGCTCCCTATTATTTGGCCTGTTTTTTGGGGCGGGTAACTTAATATTCCCATTAGAACTTGGCCAAAAATCTGGGGCCAATTTACTACCAGTTACTATAGGGTTTCTATTGTCGGCAGTAAGCTTACCAATCCTAGCTGTAGCTGCAACTGCAGCTAGTGATAGTGAAAGTCTATTTGATTTATCAAAAACTGCTGGAAAAAAATTTGCGTATTTCTTTACAACTTTATTATATTTGACGATAGGACCTGGCTTTGCCATACCTAGAACAGCAACTACTTCTTATGAAGTGGCCTTTGAAGGCTTCAAAAATTTACATAATAATTTAGCCTTGTTTTTATTTTCATTAGTATTTTTTGGCCTCGTCTTATTTTTTTCTATAAGAAAAGCTAGTTTAATTAATACTATCGGAAAATACATGACACCTATATTTTTGATACTTTTATCTATTCTTTTGATTTTATCAATTTTTAAACCAATGGGGGATATTGGTGTTGGTCAAGCTGATCCAAAGTATATGAGATTTCCGCTTGCCACAGGCTTTATAGATGGATATAACACCTTGGATGCTCCAGCTGGTTTGGCCTTTGCTATAATTATAATTTCTAATATAAAAGATTTGGGTGTAAGTGATAAAAAATATATGGCTAAAGAAACTTTAAAGTCAGGAATTGTATGCCTTATAGCAATGTCAATTATATATGCTGGTCTTGCCTTTATGGGCGCTGGATCAGTTAATATAATGGATGAATTTGCTAATGGAGCAGTTATTTTATCTGCAATATCTAACTATTACCTAGGATCGGTTGGCCATTTGTTATTAGGGCTTATTGTTTTTTTAGCATGTATAAAAACAGCAATTGGTCTAGTTTCGGCTTGTTCAGAGATGTTTGAAGAGATGTTTGATTTTAATATTTCTTATAAAGGATATTGTCTCATTTTCACAATTGTCTCATTTCTGATAGCTAATTTGGGCCTTGAGAAAATCATAGCTTTGTCATTGCCTGTACTCTTATTTATTTATCCTCTATCAATTGCATTGATTGTTTTGTCAATCCTATCAATTTTTATGGGAAAAAGAGAGATAGTATATAAGGTTAGTTTATTATTTACTGGTATTTTTGCATTTTTAGATTTTCTAAAAGCCCTACCAGAAATATTAAGATCAAATGTATTTGTAGAATCAATACTTGCTTTTTCTAAGAATTACTTACCAGGTTTTAAACTTGGTTTTGCTTGGGTATTGCCTGCAATTATAGGATTTTTTATAGGATTAATTATTGACAGAATTATATATAACAATTGA
- a CDS encoding DegV family protein — MSDFILSTSSTVDIDKKLLDKEDIKWIAYNYQIDDKEYKEDFGKTISFNKFYKKMINGSITRTSQISYKSYMEYFESFLREDLDIIHLCLSSGISGGYNQALMAKNDLEEKYPDRKIYVIDSLTATSCQSLLLLAMNEQKKAGKTIDQIYDWSIKNRLHTHAWFFTSDLTYLVRGGRLSKLEGSFGNLLNICPLIEVNAEGKLILRKKIRTKKKAVKSLLSKIEELRVEDPSYSNDILIVHTHNIDEAKELKVLIKETFPDFTGEIKICEIGATIGAHLGPGALGVCFWGKEKIV; from the coding sequence ATGAGTGATTTTATACTAAGTACATCGTCGACAGTCGATATAGATAAGAAACTTTTAGATAAAGAAGATATCAAATGGATAGCTTATAATTATCAAATTGATGATAAAGAATATAAAGAAGATTTTGGAAAAACTATATCTTTTAACAAATTTTATAAAAAAATGATAAATGGTTCTATAACAAGGACAAGTCAGATAAGTTATAAGTCTTATATGGAATATTTTGAGTCTTTTCTAAGAGAAGACCTAGATATTATCCACCTATGCTTATCATCTGGTATTTCTGGGGGCTATAACCAAGCTTTGATGGCAAAAAATGATTTAGAGGAAAAATATCCGGACAGAAAGATATATGTTATAGATTCTCTAACAGCTACATCTTGCCAATCTCTTTTGCTTTTAGCAATGAACGAACAAAAAAAGGCTGGGAAAACTATAGATCAAATTTATGACTGGTCAATAAAAAATAGACTACATACTCACGCCTGGTTTTTCACATCTGATCTTACATACTTGGTAAGGGGAGGTAGGCTATCAAAATTGGAAGGCTCTTTTGGCAACCTTCTCAATATATGTCCCTTGATAGAAGTTAATGCTGAGGGTAAACTTATTTTAAGGAAGAAAATTAGAACTAAGAAAAAAGCTGTAAAAAGTCTGCTTTCAAAAATAGAAGAATTGAGAGTGGAAGACCCATCTTACAGCAATGATATTTTGATTGTCCACACTCATAATATTGATGAGGCTAAAGAACTAAAAGTATTAATAAAAGAAACTTTTCCTGATTTTACAGGAGAGATTAAGATTTGTGAAATAGGAGCGACCATTGGTGCACATTTGGGGCCAGGTGCCTTAGGTGTATGCTTTTGGGGAAAAGAGAAAATTGTATAA
- the trmB gene encoding tRNA (guanosine(46)-N7)-methyltransferase TrmB, which translates to MRLRHKANAIPEMKESQKIIFDPEEYKGKWRELFGNDRKIELEIGAGKGEFISQKAIINKDINYLALEMNTNAFVAACRKILENDLENVYGIVGKAENLLDYFDDGEISKLYLNFSTPWPKKRHNKRRLSHENFLKLYEVILEKSSEIELKTDNEDFFEDSILYFEEFGLEILEINRDLDESDSIVSEYEEKFRNKNMPIYFLRAKFK; encoded by the coding sequence ATGAGATTAAGACATAAGGCTAATGCCATACCAGAGATGAAAGAAAGTCAAAAGATTATTTTTGATCCAGAAGAATACAAGGGAAAATGGAGAGAATTATTTGGGAATGATAGAAAAATAGAATTAGAAATAGGAGCGGGCAAGGGAGAGTTTATCAGTCAAAAAGCCATAATAAATAAAGACATAAACTACTTAGCATTGGAAATGAACACAAATGCCTTTGTAGCAGCCTGTAGAAAAATATTAGAAAATGATCTTGAGAATGTGTATGGAATAGTAGGCAAGGCTGAAAATTTGTTAGATTATTTTGATGATGGTGAGATTTCAAAATTATATCTAAATTTTTCTACACCATGGCCCAAAAAACGTCACAATAAAAGAAGACTTTCTCATGAGAATTTTTTAAAACTATATGAAGTTATCTTAGAAAAAAGTTCTGAAATAGAATTAAAAACTGATAATGAAGATTTTTTTGAAGATTCTATTTTATATTTTGAGGAATTCGGATTAGAAATTTTAGAAATAAATAGGGACTTAGATGAAAGTGACTCAATAGTAAGTGAATATGAAGAAAAATTTAGGAATAAAAATATGCCTATTTATTTTTTAAGGGCAAAATTCAAATAG
- a CDS encoding DUF4230 domain-containing protein has protein sequence MKKTKRLIFSLFGVLILVFASYFFGMKANLFNKETVTNSDTIKNQILSVKELTTLKYKYTNVGSFENQAEFYGVKLPFTQKKFVISYDGELNAGIDLENCNVEIDNKEKIVSINLPKAKILNHFIDENSLTIFDEKNSIFNQLEIKDFSDFRKDEMKKVEEKLLSQGFLDQANQKTRQAISEILKINPFLEDYKIEFK, from the coding sequence ATGAAAAAAACCAAAAGACTTATTTTTTCGCTTTTTGGAGTGCTTATACTAGTATTTGCTTCTTACTTTTTTGGAATGAAGGCAAATTTATTTAACAAAGAGACTGTTACTAATTCAGATACGATAAAAAATCAAATATTATCGGTCAAAGAGCTTACAACACTAAAATATAAATATACTAATGTGGGAAGTTTTGAAAATCAAGCTGAATTTTATGGGGTAAAACTTCCATTTACACAGAAGAAATTTGTGATATCCTATGATGGAGAGCTAAATGCAGGTATAGATTTAGAAAATTGTAATGTTGAAATTGATAATAAAGAAAAAATTGTAAGTATAAATCTGCCAAAAGCGAAGATCTTAAACCACTTTATAGATGAAAATTCCCTAACAATATTTGATGAAAAAAATTCTATATTTAACCAACTTGAGATAAAAGATTTTTCTGATTTTAGAAAAGATGAGATGAAAAAGGTAGAAGAAAAGCTATTGTCTCAAGGATTTTTAGACCAAGCGAACCAAAAAACAAGGCAAGCTATAAGTGAAATCCTAAAAATAAATCCATTTTTAGAAGATTAT